The following are encoded together in the Roseobacter denitrificans OCh 114 genome:
- a CDS encoding transporter substrate-binding domain-containing protein, whose translation MKTLILTTATLALTAGMALADGHGKTVRLGTEGAYPPYNFLNDAGEVDGFERELGDELCARAELTCEWVTNEWDSIIPNLVSGNYDVIIAGMSVTDERDEVIDFSEQYTLPDPSAYLATSADVDLENGVIAAQANTIQASFIASSGAVLVEFATPEETVSAVKNGEADAVLADKAFLAELANADPELMLLEQNVMIGGGIGLGLRESDTELKEKFNVAIRSMKEDGSLNALIGKWLPDLEQF comes from the coding sequence ATGAAAACACTTATCCTGACGACCGCCACACTGGCCCTGACAGCTGGTATGGCACTTGCGGATGGTCACGGCAAAACCGTGCGCCTCGGCACGGAAGGCGCCTACCCTCCGTATAATTTCCTCAATGACGCCGGTGAAGTCGACGGGTTTGAGCGCGAACTTGGAGATGAACTCTGCGCGCGTGCCGAGCTGACCTGCGAATGGGTCACAAACGAATGGGACAGCATCATCCCCAACCTCGTTTCCGGCAACTATGATGTCATCATCGCGGGTATGTCCGTTACGGATGAGCGCGATGAAGTTATTGATTTTTCGGAGCAATATACGCTTCCTGATCCCTCTGCCTATCTGGCGACCTCTGCGGATGTGGACCTTGAAAACGGTGTGATCGCTGCACAGGCCAACACCATTCAGGCCAGCTTCATCGCCTCCTCTGGTGCAGTTCTGGTTGAATTCGCCACGCCCGAAGAAACCGTTTCTGCCGTGAAAAATGGCGAAGCGGATGCGGTACTGGCGGACAAAGCCTTTCTGGCCGAACTGGCCAACGCCGATCCGGAGCTGATGTTGCTGGAACAAAACGTCATGATCGGTGGCGGCATTGGTCTGGGCCTGCGCGAAAGCGACACGGAACTTAAGGAAAAGTTCAACGTGGCCATCCGCTCCATGAAGGAAGACGGCAGCCTGAACGCCCTGATCGGCAAGTGGTTGCCCGATCTGGAACAGTTCTGA
- a CDS encoding glutamine synthetase family protein: MNNWLRKNPQVRTIRVAASDLNGQARGKRIPSRYADKAVEGGTRFPMSVLNLDIWGEDIDDSPLVYETGDRDGVLKPTERGFMPMPWLDAPSALLPIWMFHEDGRPYAGDPRHALNAVVERYRARGLTPVCAVELEFFLIDDSGRTLQVPPSPRSGKRRVAGEILSLRALDQFDAFFTDLYDACEEMDIPADTAISEAGLGQFEINLMHCDDALRAADDAWLFKMLVKGMARRHGFAASFMAKPYEDYAGSGLHIHFSVLDGAGNNVFDDGGEAGTDVLRHAVAGCLKAMPGSALVFAPHANSFDRMVPGSHAPTGISWAYENRTSAIRIPSGSPAARRIEHRVAGGDVNPYLMLAAVLGAALNGIEDAQAPPAPITGNAYAADLPQIPGDWQSAIDLFETDEQVARIFAPDLIRNFVLTKRQELKYMAELSPQEQVTIYLDTV, encoded by the coding sequence ATGAACAATTGGCTTCGAAAAAATCCACAGGTCCGCACGATCCGGGTGGCGGCGTCCGACCTCAACGGTCAGGCGCGCGGCAAACGCATTCCGTCGCGCTATGCAGATAAAGCGGTGGAAGGCGGCACGCGGTTCCCCATGTCGGTTCTGAACCTCGACATCTGGGGTGAGGATATCGACGACAGCCCGCTGGTCTATGAAACCGGCGACCGCGACGGCGTGCTGAAACCGACCGAGCGGGGGTTCATGCCCATGCCGTGGCTCGATGCGCCCTCGGCGCTTTTGCCGATCTGGATGTTTCACGAAGACGGGCGACCCTATGCAGGCGATCCCCGCCACGCGCTGAATGCGGTGGTTGAGCGCTATAGGGCGCGCGGGCTGACGCCGGTCTGTGCGGTGGAGCTGGAGTTCTTCCTGATTGACGATTCCGGGCGCACGCTGCAGGTGCCACCATCGCCACGCTCCGGCAAGCGGCGCGTCGCCGGAGAAATCCTGTCGCTGCGCGCGCTGGATCAGTTCGATGCGTTTTTCACCGACCTTTATGACGCCTGCGAGGAAATGGACATTCCGGCAGACACAGCGATTTCCGAAGCTGGGCTCGGCCAGTTCGAGATCAACCTGATGCATTGCGATGATGCGCTCAGGGCGGCGGATGACGCGTGGCTGTTCAAGATGCTGGTCAAGGGCATGGCGCGGCGGCATGGGTTTGCCGCCAGTTTCATGGCCAAACCCTATGAAGATTACGCCGGGTCCGGCCTGCACATCCATTTCTCCGTGCTGGATGGCGCGGGCAACAATGTCTTTGACGACGGGGGCGAGGCGGGCACCGATGTGCTGCGTCATGCGGTGGCGGGGTGCCTCAAGGCGATGCCCGGCTCGGCCTTGGTGTTTGCGCCCCATGCCAACAGCTTTGATCGGATGGTGCCGGGATCGCATGCGCCCACTGGCATCAGTTGGGCCTATGAAAACCGCACATCCGCCATACGGATTCCGTCAGGCAGCCCCGCGGCGCGGCGCATCGAACACCGGGTGGCGGGCGGGGATGTGAACCCCTATCTGATGCTTGCCGCCGTTTTGGGTGCTGCCCTCAATGGGATCGAAGACGCGCAGGCCCCCCCCGCCCCAATCACCGGGAATGCCTATGCCGCAGACCTGCCGCAAATCCCCGGCGACTGGCAAAGCGCGATTGACCTCTTTGAAACCGACGAACAGGTGGCGCGCATTTTTGCCCCCGACCTGATCCGCAATTTCGTGCTGACCAAACGGCAGGAGTTGAAATACATGGCCGAATTGTCGCCGCAGGAACAGGTCACCATCTATCTGGACACGGTGTAG
- a CDS encoding ABC transporter permease: protein MFSFCTDPSILPDWQWMSCYLTTPKHMSLYWSVLTVLLLLAITAPVALAFGFGGASAARSNIAPLRWFGKSYIAVVRGVPDIAFFLFFVIALDQGIEYLRHKALCPDWSEPIRQGNDFVVCQAAKMPLGSAPQWVHESYGFALAVLTFAIVFGAFAANVLFGAMRAVPRSQLETAEAYGMSRRQTFWRVLVPQMWVYALPGLSNLWMVLIKATPLLFLLGVEDIVYWARELGGTKTPRFTDYPHGDWRMWYFLALLVFYLLFTRVSEIVLERVMARLTHGQATAAGEAQRKAAA, encoded by the coding sequence ATTTTCAGCTTTTGCACAGACCCGAGTATTCTGCCCGACTGGCAATGGATGTCGTGTTATCTGACGACACCCAAACACATGTCGCTCTATTGGTCGGTGCTGACGGTTCTTCTGCTGCTGGCCATCACGGCCCCCGTGGCTTTGGCATTCGGGTTTGGCGGCGCATCCGCTGCACGCTCAAACATTGCGCCCCTGCGGTGGTTTGGCAAATCCTACATTGCCGTGGTGCGCGGCGTGCCGGATATCGCCTTTTTCCTGTTTTTCGTCATCGCGCTGGATCAGGGGATCGAATATCTCAGACACAAGGCACTCTGCCCCGACTGGTCGGAACCAATCCGGCAGGGGAACGATTTTGTCGTCTGTCAGGCGGCGAAAATGCCCTTGGGCTCGGCCCCGCAGTGGGTCCATGAGAGCTATGGCTTTGCGCTTGCGGTGCTGACATTCGCCATTGTCTTCGGCGCCTTTGCCGCCAACGTTCTGTTCGGGGCGATGCGGGCTGTGCCGCGCAGCCAACTTGAAACTGCCGAGGCTTATGGCATGTCGCGCCGCCAGACCTTTTGGCGGGTGTTGGTGCCGCAGATGTGGGTCTATGCGCTGCCGGGTCTGTCCAATCTCTGGATGGTGCTGATCAAGGCCACGCCGCTGCTCTTCCTGCTGGGTGTCGAAGACATCGTCTATTGGGCCCGCGAATTGGGTGGGACCAAGACGCCTCGCTTCACGGATTATCCGCATGGCGACTGGCGCATGTGGTATTTCCTTGCGCTTCTGGTCTTTTATCTGCTGTTCACGCGCGTCTCCGAGATCGTGCTTGAACGGGTCATGGCCCGCCTGACCCACGGTCAGGCAACCGCCGCCGGTGAAGCGCAACGAAAGGCCGCCGCATGA
- a CDS encoding ABC transporter permease: MSCWQTIQDYGLRAIGIGERLLPRDDFTLCQQFTLIGSGMIWNIYFGVVALICGFFLATAVAVGKASPRRIFRKPSEWFIFIFRGSPLFIQFFFGYFLFLSLKSVSPIFDPFTAAWLGALIVLFLNTAAYSGEIFYGALQSIPKGDTEAADAYGMTGWPRFRRVIWPTMLRLAWPAYTNEAIFLFHATALVFLSGFPAWQQRGDALYYASYFADKTFNPFIPYPILAGYFIVLTLIVVGIFGLVNARLNRHLPQDIRPKLRLRPNLIR; the protein is encoded by the coding sequence ATGAGTTGCTGGCAAACCATTCAGGATTATGGCCTGCGCGCGATCGGGATCGGGGAGCGGTTGCTGCCCCGCGATGATTTCACACTGTGCCAACAGTTTACACTGATCGGCTCCGGCATGATCTGGAACATCTATTTCGGTGTTGTTGCATTGATCTGCGGCTTTTTTCTGGCGACCGCCGTGGCTGTCGGCAAGGCGTCCCCTCGCAGGATTTTCCGCAAACCATCTGAGTGGTTCATCTTTATCTTTCGCGGCTCGCCGCTGTTTATCCAGTTCTTTTTTGGCTACTTTCTCTTTCTGAGCCTCAAATCGGTATCACCCATATTCGACCCCTTCACAGCCGCCTGGCTGGGAGCGTTGATCGTTCTGTTCCTCAACACGGCCGCCTATTCGGGCGAGATCTTTTACGGCGCGCTGCAGTCCATACCCAAGGGCGACACGGAGGCCGCAGATGCATACGGCATGACCGGCTGGCCCCGGTTCCGGCGTGTGATCTGGCCCACCATGCTGCGGCTGGCATGGCCTGCCTACACCAATGAGGCGATCTTTTTGTTTCATGCCACGGCGCTCGTTTTCCTGTCCGGCTTCCCGGCGTGGCAACAACGCGGCGATGCGCTTTATTACGCAAGCTACTTTGCCGATAAAACCTTCAATCCCTTTATCCCCTACCCGATCCTCGCGGGGTATTTCATCGTGCTCACGCTGATCGTTGTGGGGATATTCGGGCTGGTCAATGCGCGGCTGAACCGTCATTTGCCGCAGGACATCAGACCGAAATTGAGGTTGCGTCCCAACCTGATCCGGTAG